A single region of the Streptomyces caelestis genome encodes:
- a CDS encoding OmpA family protein, which yields MTRTFARKATPRLALVLTAASVMVATNLYGAVSAHADESPTVPPGTEASAPAPVKVDPNDPDLKLPEGATLAAAKVLDIKQVVEDQSGDERREDTNADVKFALQAEVLFGKDSAKLGAQAKARISAIAEEIKTQNATKIRVFGFTDNLGSSAHGDVLSKQRANAVQEVLDQELNDSNVTYEVRGYGEQYPIADNSTEAGRKKNRRVEVSFPRTES from the coding sequence ATGACCCGTACATTCGCCCGGAAGGCGACACCACGCCTCGCCCTGGTCCTCACCGCAGCCTCGGTCATGGTCGCCACGAACCTCTACGGCGCCGTGTCGGCCCATGCCGACGAAAGCCCCACCGTGCCCCCGGGCACCGAGGCCTCGGCCCCCGCCCCCGTCAAAGTCGACCCGAACGACCCCGACCTCAAACTCCCTGAGGGCGCCACCCTGGCCGCCGCCAAGGTCCTCGACATCAAACAGGTCGTAGAAGACCAAAGCGGCGACGAACGCCGGGAAGACACCAACGCCGACGTCAAGTTCGCCCTCCAGGCCGAGGTCCTCTTCGGCAAGGACAGCGCGAAGCTCGGCGCCCAGGCGAAGGCCCGTATCTCCGCGATCGCCGAGGAGATCAAGACCCAGAACGCGACGAAGATCCGCGTCTTCGGCTTCACCGACAACCTCGGCTCCTCCGCCCACGGCGACGTCCTGTCCAAGCAGCGCGCCAACGCCGTACAGGAGGTCCTGGACCAGGAGCTGAACGACTCCAACGTCACCTACGAGGTGCGCGGCTACGGCGAGCAGTACCCGATCGCGGACAACTCCACGGAGGCCGGCCGCAAGAAGAACCGCCGCGTCGAGGTCTCCTTCCCGCGCACGGAGAGCTGA
- a CDS encoding sensor histidine kinase: protein MSMTGERTGRLRRRPRTPEITTPPAGTVLPAHVRTGAPDIPVTSATPALPPGWERADTPVGGAMDEAHTAMPVLTNGGPAADGAQPPQGSPTPVGESRRGGENGAAGKSVRAEGRAKPTAGHPAIPIQINALQAMCRQVFGFRLAMIALATPTALVNANEGLPTRLVGAAVVVTFMTSYVLFRDWERFGPLLLRHPTLLAADTLFGALLLISAGPDSTLAYVSVCTPLLAGLVYGWRGAGVFASLQALLLLLIHAAMEDPQPGITESSLLPGLCVIAGAVGSSLRNLMLRFGAATQALTTVQARLAVTEAVSAERARLAREMHDSVAKTLHGVALAADGLAGSAGAAHMDAALVKQQADLVARSARRAAAESRELLADLRRESDPGQGTDVLVELAARTRDFSARTGLPAACRPTGDHSMPPVPPAVARQLLTIASEAMENAHRHAGPTRVDVRAGVHGELLRISVYDDGRGLPPGTTLEQLRRSGHFGLVGMVERAASVGARIRIGRGGHPKGTEVRLDLPLAALTAPHG, encoded by the coding sequence ATGTCGATGACAGGAGAACGCACCGGGCGCCTGCGCCGCCGCCCGAGAACACCCGAGATCACCACCCCACCTGCAGGCACGGTCCTCCCGGCCCACGTCCGCACAGGCGCCCCCGACATCCCGGTGACGTCGGCGACACCGGCGCTGCCGCCGGGGTGGGAGCGGGCGGACACGCCGGTGGGCGGGGCGATGGACGAGGCGCACACGGCCATGCCGGTACTCACGAACGGCGGTCCGGCCGCCGACGGTGCTCAGCCTCCACAGGGGTCACCCACACCCGTCGGGGAAAGCCGCAGGGGCGGCGAGAATGGTGCGGCCGGGAAGTCAGTCCGGGCCGAAGGCCGGGCGAAACCCACAGCCGGACACCCGGCGATACCCATCCAGATCAACGCCCTCCAGGCCATGTGCCGACAGGTCTTCGGCTTCCGGCTGGCCATGATCGCCCTGGCCACCCCCACCGCCCTCGTCAACGCCAACGAGGGACTCCCCACCCGCCTGGTGGGTGCGGCCGTGGTCGTCACCTTCATGACCTCCTACGTCCTGTTCAGGGACTGGGAACGCTTCGGCCCCCTCCTCCTGCGCCACCCCACCCTCCTGGCCGCGGACACCCTCTTCGGTGCCCTCCTGCTCATCTCGGCGGGCCCGGACAGCACCCTCGCCTACGTCAGTGTCTGCACCCCCCTCCTCGCCGGCCTGGTCTACGGCTGGCGCGGAGCAGGCGTCTTCGCCTCCCTCCAGGCCCTGCTGCTCCTTCTCATCCACGCGGCGATGGAGGACCCCCAGCCCGGCATCACCGAGTCGTCCCTCCTGCCCGGCCTCTGCGTCATCGCCGGAGCCGTCGGCTCCAGCCTCCGCAACCTCATGCTCCGCTTCGGCGCGGCCACCCAGGCCCTGACGACGGTCCAGGCCCGCCTGGCCGTCACGGAGGCGGTCAGCGCCGAACGCGCCCGACTGGCCCGCGAGATGCACGACTCGGTCGCCAAGACCCTGCACGGTGTGGCCCTGGCCGCGGACGGCCTGGCCGGCTCGGCAGGCGCCGCCCACATGGACGCGGCCCTGGTCAAGCAGCAGGCCGATCTGGTCGCTCGATCAGCCCGCCGAGCCGCCGCCGAATCCCGCGAACTCCTGGCGGACCTGCGCCGCGAATCGGACCCCGGCCAGGGCACGGACGTACTGGTCGAACTGGCCGCCCGCACCCGGGACTTCAGTGCCCGCACGGGCCTCCCGGCGGCCTGCCGCCCCACCGGCGACCACTCCATGCCCCCCGTCCCGCCCGCCGTGGCCCGCCAACTCCTCACCATCGCCTCGGAGGCCATGGAGAACGCCCACCGCCACGCGGGCCCGACCCGGGTCGACGTCCGTGCAGGCGTCCACGGCGAGCTGCTCCGCATCAGCGTCTACGACGACGGCCGCGGCCTCCCGCCAGGAACCACCCTCGAACAACTACGCCGATCGGGCCACTTCGGCCTGGTCGGCATGGTCGAGCGGGCCGCCTCGGTGGGCGCCCGCATCCGCATCGGCCGGGGCGGCCACCCCAAGGGAACGGAAGTCCGCCTGGATCTACCACTGGCGGCCCTGACCGCACCCCACGGCTGA
- a CDS encoding pilus assembly protein TadG-related protein, whose protein sequence is MRPRRYGDAGQAFPIYITVVGGLLFLAFAYFAVGQAAANRNGAQTAADAAALAAAQDRRDQLAGAWVKDVLDPSKWQGIFNGIAEGLAPSCWRAHQLAAQNDARVISCPDPEGPLRFTVEVETNKPMGDSVVPGEASRKSNASATAVIEPRCDFDPPAADAGPDVLPRLSCKDRDGDWERDWDLDPDDPDALPKPEDLFDVHLAD, encoded by the coding sequence ATGCGACCTCGCCGGTACGGCGACGCAGGGCAGGCTTTCCCCATCTACATCACTGTGGTGGGGGGCCTGCTCTTTCTCGCGTTTGCCTACTTTGCGGTCGGCCAGGCCGCGGCGAATCGGAACGGCGCCCAGACCGCAGCCGACGCGGCGGCACTCGCAGCGGCCCAGGACAGGCGGGATCAGCTCGCCGGCGCATGGGTGAAGGACGTACTCGACCCGAGTAAGTGGCAGGGCATCTTCAACGGGATCGCCGAAGGGCTCGCTCCGTCGTGCTGGCGGGCACATCAGCTCGCCGCACAGAACGATGCCCGAGTGATCAGCTGCCCCGATCCGGAAGGTCCGCTGCGCTTCACGGTCGAGGTCGAGACCAACAAGCCCATGGGAGACTCCGTTGTCCCCGGCGAGGCGAGCCGGAAATCGAACGCGTCCGCCACGGCTGTGATCGAGCCCCGCTGCGACTTCGACCCCCCAGCTGCGGACGCCGGGCCCGACGTACTCCCGCGGCTTTCGTGCAAGGACCGAGACGGGGACTGGGAGCGGGACTGGGACCTGGATCCGGACGATCCCGATGCTCTGCCGAAACCCGAGGACCTCTTCGACGTCCACCTGGCCGACTGA
- a CDS encoding response regulator transcription factor has product MPDQTTPHPGASPPPPPQNPFDFPQPAQPSRLRVVVADDNPVVRAGLTALLSGREDITVVAEAADGREAYEAAQQHRPDVVLLDVRMPGVDGISALPYLVRIAPVVMLTYSRESEIVQEALRRGAGGYLVHGEFTAGQLVDAVRDIKQGRAHFTPTAAGALLAQLRQGQGTSQGQGPGGPPLPDGLGKVNANAYGNSASAWPHNQTQLTTQPADMSLSQVPTPPTSPENLSQVQPGVGQSSSGWTSGRPPAPDRSRFQLSTREAEIMDLIASGMNNQQIAATCFISEKTVKNHINRIFAKLHSTSRSEAAAKWLGTAPGSHRGLG; this is encoded by the coding sequence ATGCCGGACCAGACGACTCCCCACCCCGGCGCCTCACCGCCGCCACCGCCACAGAACCCGTTCGACTTCCCGCAGCCCGCACAGCCGAGCCGCCTCAGGGTCGTCGTGGCCGACGACAACCCGGTGGTCCGCGCCGGCCTCACCGCCCTGCTCTCCGGCCGCGAGGACATCACGGTCGTGGCGGAGGCGGCCGACGGCCGCGAGGCCTACGAGGCCGCCCAACAGCACCGGCCCGACGTCGTCCTCCTCGACGTACGCATGCCCGGCGTGGACGGCATCTCGGCGCTCCCGTACCTGGTGCGGATCGCCCCGGTCGTCATGCTGACCTACAGCAGGGAGTCGGAGATCGTCCAGGAGGCCCTCCGCCGAGGAGCGGGCGGCTACCTGGTCCACGGCGAGTTCACGGCCGGTCAGCTGGTCGACGCGGTCAGGGACATCAAGCAGGGCCGGGCCCACTTCACGCCCACGGCGGCGGGTGCCCTGCTGGCCCAGCTCCGGCAGGGCCAGGGCACGAGCCAGGGCCAGGGCCCGGGGGGCCCGCCCCTACCGGATGGACTGGGGAAGGTGAATGCGAATGCATACGGAAATTCCGCTTCCGCATGGCCGCATAATCAGACCCAACTAACCACTCAACCAGCTGATATGAGTCTCTCACAGGTCCCGACCCCACCAACTTCCCCAGAAAACCTTTCGCAAGTGCAACCGGGTGTGGGACAGTCTTCGTCTGGGTGGACGAGTGGCCGTCCGCCCGCTCCGGACAGATCGCGGTTCCAACTGAGCACGAGGGAGGCGGAGATCATGGACCTCATCGCGTCCGGCATGAACAACCAGCAGATCGCCGCCACCTGCTTCATCAGCGAGAAGACGGTCAAGAACCACATCAACCGCATCTTCGCCAAGCTCCACAGCACCAGCCGCTCCGAGGCCGCGGCGAAGTGGCTCGGCACGGCACCGGGCTCACACCGGGGACTGGGGTGA